One stretch of Microbacterium terrae DNA includes these proteins:
- a CDS encoding ABC transporter permease yields the protein MGASILVAAISTAFGAVLLTATGYIAAIVAADPFIGGGDTVAIVLAILTVLLVGVAVYVAAVVTANTFATVVAGRTRRIALLRLIGASARSQREEIGRQGLVVGVIGATLGLLGGIVLAAAGMAVAEAVLGIADVEYAVVQPVLVVPAVVVALTTWMAAWAGSRRVLTVTPLQALGGSVEVSASDAARRPARNVAAIALFVTGAALLAAGIAFGLVSPFGVAVAFVGGLLSFTGLALGAALVMPPVLRLVGRAFGRSATARLAAENAMRHPERSSRMAIGVVIGVTLVTMFAVALETVKSVITASSGGEIAPQLETLLDTFAGIMMGLVAVSALIAAVGLVNLLTLGVVQRRRELGLLRALGVSTAQVRGMVLLEAAHITITAVVTGLVLGTAYGWAGAQSLLGSVPMPPAWTSPTLVLPAVPWLPVAIIVVATAVLTLVAAVVPTRLATRVAPVEALAE from the coding sequence ATGGGCGCGAGCATCCTCGTCGCCGCGATCTCGACGGCGTTCGGAGCGGTGCTGCTGACGGCGACCGGCTACATCGCCGCGATCGTCGCCGCGGATCCGTTCATCGGCGGCGGCGACACCGTGGCGATCGTGCTGGCGATCCTCACCGTGCTGCTCGTGGGTGTGGCGGTGTACGTCGCGGCCGTCGTCACCGCGAACACCTTCGCGACGGTCGTCGCCGGTCGCACCCGGCGCATCGCGCTCCTGCGCCTCATCGGCGCGTCGGCACGCTCGCAGCGTGAGGAGATCGGCCGTCAGGGACTCGTCGTCGGAGTCATCGGCGCGACGCTCGGGCTGCTCGGCGGCATCGTGCTCGCCGCGGCCGGAATGGCGGTCGCCGAGGCGGTGCTGGGCATCGCCGACGTCGAATACGCGGTCGTGCAGCCGGTGCTCGTCGTGCCGGCCGTCGTCGTCGCCCTCACGACGTGGATGGCTGCCTGGGCGGGCTCGCGACGCGTGCTCACCGTGACGCCGCTGCAGGCGCTCGGGGGATCGGTCGAGGTCTCCGCCTCCGACGCCGCACGCCGCCCGGCGCGCAACGTCGCCGCGATCGCACTGTTCGTGACCGGCGCGGCCCTTCTCGCCGCGGGTATCGCGTTCGGGCTCGTGAGTCCGTTCGGCGTCGCCGTCGCCTTCGTCGGCGGGCTCCTCTCATTCACCGGGCTCGCCCTCGGCGCCGCTCTCGTGATGCCGCCGGTGCTGCGCCTGGTCGGGCGGGCCTTCGGCCGGTCGGCCACCGCACGGCTCGCCGCGGAGAACGCGATGCGCCACCCGGAGCGCTCGAGCCGCATGGCGATCGGCGTCGTGATCGGCGTCACCCTGGTGACGATGTTCGCCGTCGCCCTCGAAACGGTGAAGTCGGTCATCACCGCCTCGTCGGGCGGCGAGATCGCCCCGCAGCTCGAGACGCTCCTCGACACGTTCGCCGGAATCATGATGGGACTGGTCGCCGTGTCGGCGCTCATCGCCGCGGTCGGCCTCGTGAACCTGCTCACGCTCGGCGTGGTGCAGCGTCGGCGCGAGCTCGGCCTGCTGCGTGCGCTGGGCGTGTCGACCGCGCAGGTGCGCGGGATGGTGCTGCTCGAGGCCGCGCACATCACGATCACCGCGGTCGTCACCGGCCTTGTGCTCGGCACCGCCTACGGCTGGGCCGGTGCGCAGTCGCTCCTCGGATCGGTGCCGATGCCGCCGGCCTGGACGTCGCCGACCCTCGTGCTTCCGGCGGTGCCGTGGCTGCCCGTCGCGATCATCGTCGTCGCGACCGCGGTGCTGACGCTCGTCGCCGCGGTGGTCCCCACCAGACTCGCGACACGGGTCGCGCCCGTCGAGGCGCTCGCCGAGTAG
- a CDS encoding ABC transporter ATP-binding protein gives MEITSTDLGLAARVQQLTKTFGAGAGVVRALDAVSIGIRRGEFTAIMGPSGSGKSTLMHIMAGLDAPTSGRAWIGDTDITELSDLELTILRRRRVGFVFQAFNLVPTLDAIGNILLPFDLDGRRPSALERARIDGLVETLGLGGRLNHRPHQLSGGQQQRVAIARALATAPDLVFADEPTGNLDSRSGREVLSLLAAASRDHGQSIAMVTHDPVAASHADRVVFLGDGRIVADKPRQSAEEISAYMLASELGAAASATAASATAAAVAS, from the coding sequence ATGGAGATCACATCGACCGACCTCGGCCTCGCGGCCCGGGTGCAGCAGCTGACCAAGACCTTCGGCGCCGGCGCAGGCGTCGTGCGCGCGCTCGACGCCGTGAGCATCGGCATCCGCCGCGGTGAGTTCACCGCGATCATGGGTCCGTCGGGCTCGGGCAAGTCCACGCTCATGCACATCATGGCGGGCCTCGACGCGCCGACCTCGGGGCGCGCGTGGATCGGCGACACCGACATCACCGAGCTGTCCGACCTCGAGCTCACGATCCTGCGCCGCCGGCGGGTGGGGTTCGTGTTCCAGGCGTTCAACCTCGTGCCGACGCTCGACGCGATCGGAAACATCCTGCTGCCCTTCGACCTCGACGGGCGCCGGCCGAGCGCGCTCGAGCGGGCGCGGATCGACGGGCTCGTCGAGACGCTCGGGCTCGGCGGGCGTCTGAACCATCGACCGCACCAGCTCTCGGGCGGGCAGCAGCAGCGCGTCGCGATCGCCCGCGCCCTGGCGACCGCCCCCGACCTGGTGTTCGCCGACGAGCCGACCGGCAACCTCGACTCGCGGTCGGGTCGCGAGGTGCTCTCGCTGCTGGCAGCGGCGAGCCGCGACCACGGCCAGTCGATCGCGATGGTCACCCACGATCCCGTGGCGGCCAGCCACGCCGATCGCGTCGTGTTCCTCGGCGACGGCCGGATCGTCGCCGACAAGCCCCGTCAGAGCGCCGAGGAGATCTCGGCGTACATGCTCGCCTCCGAGCTCGGTGCGGCCGCGTCCGCGACGGCCGCGTCGGCGACGGCTGCGGCGGTGGCGTCGTGA
- a CDS encoding hemerythrin domain-containing protein translates to MPATPLPPSGDVPTGPKTCDASGMIEIHRLFRRGFGEGPSLVRRVAEGDLDHAAAVSTQLETMSIGLHAHHGGEDERLWSALEERAPTCAGHVERMKAQHSELAVHLTALDEALPAWRASATATHAAPVLAALDGVNAAIAVHLPDEEANIVPVMEYTITTAETDWFAEHGRTSVPKGQTWQQLGEILASQPDGGDEWLHKHMPAPGRWAWALIGRRRYAAHRAALERA, encoded by the coding sequence ATGCCCGCCACGCCCCTGCCCCCGAGCGGCGACGTCCCCACCGGGCCGAAGACCTGCGACGCGAGCGGGATGATCGAGATCCACCGGCTGTTCCGTCGCGGATTCGGTGAGGGACCGAGCCTCGTCCGCCGGGTGGCCGAAGGCGATCTCGATCATGCGGCGGCGGTGTCGACGCAGCTCGAGACGATGTCGATCGGGCTCCACGCGCACCACGGGGGCGAGGACGAGCGGCTGTGGTCGGCGCTCGAGGAGCGGGCGCCGACCTGCGCCGGGCACGTCGAGCGGATGAAGGCCCAGCATTCCGAGCTCGCCGTGCACCTCACCGCGCTCGACGAGGCGCTCCCGGCCTGGCGGGCATCGGCGACGGCGACTCATGCCGCACCCGTGCTCGCCGCACTCGACGGCGTGAACGCGGCCATCGCCGTGCACCTCCCCGACGAGGAGGCCAACATCGTGCCGGTCATGGAGTACACGATCACCACGGCCGAGACCGACTGGTTCGCCGAGCACGGCCGCACGTCGGTGCCGAAGGGGCAGACCTGGCAGCAGCTCGGCGAGATCCTCGCCTCGCAGCCCGACGGCGGCGACGAGTGGCTGCACAAGCACATGCCGGCTCCCGGTCGCTGGGCGTGGGCGCTGATCGGCCGCCGCAGGTACGCGGCGCATCGGGCCGCGCTCGAGCGCGCCTGA
- a CDS encoding response regulator, with protein sequence MSGRGEAKRIRVALVDDQGLFRAGIRMLVDSQPDLEVVAEASDGREALDVVRASRPDVVLMDIRMPVMDGLAATAELLADPDPPRIVMLTTFDLDEAAARAIRQGASGFLLKDADPEFLLAAIRTVHSGSAVIAASATRDLFAHFADAAPRAVPAAYGELTEREREIFALAARGLSNAEIAGREFLSEATVKTHISRILTKLGLRDRVQLVVFAFEHGLA encoded by the coding sequence ATGAGCGGGCGGGGCGAGGCGAAGCGCATCCGGGTGGCGCTGGTCGACGACCAGGGCCTCTTCCGCGCGGGCATCCGCATGCTCGTCGACTCCCAGCCCGACCTCGAGGTCGTGGCCGAGGCGTCCGACGGCCGTGAAGCGCTCGACGTGGTGCGCGCCAGCCGCCCCGACGTGGTGCTGATGGACATCCGGATGCCGGTGATGGACGGCCTCGCGGCGACCGCGGAGCTGCTCGCCGATCCTGACCCGCCGCGCATCGTGATGCTGACCACGTTCGACCTCGACGAGGCTGCGGCGCGCGCCATCCGTCAGGGGGCGAGCGGGTTCCTCCTGAAGGACGCCGACCCCGAGTTCCTGCTCGCGGCCATCCGCACCGTGCACTCCGGATCGGCCGTCATCGCGGCATCCGCCACCCGCGATCTGTTCGCCCATTTCGCCGATGCCGCGCCTCGTGCCGTGCCCGCGGCGTACGGCGAGCTGACCGAGCGCGAGCGGGAGATCTTCGCCCTCGCGGCGCGCGGGCTCTCCAACGCCGAGATCGCCGGCCGGGAGTTCCTCTCCGAGGCCACGGTGAAGACGCACATCAGCCGCATCCTCACCAAGCTGGGCCTGCGCGACCGGGTGCAGCTCGTCGTGTTCGCCTTCGAGCACGGCCTCGCCTGA
- a CDS encoding sensor histidine kinase: MTRPLKPHQLVLDVMLAGLFGLVALWSELGNGWTDAVAPVASALTCLLMAGALAVRRLSPAVALGIAWAGAIVQMSFGRPPIVADFAIFGVLYATAAYGTRIVFWAGLASSLVGSVVITGYLFLLPEFAGGRLTLATLPLAAATLIAAAFALGLSWTVGALVRTATRARESRRAALVAEADASAEQERVRIARDMHDVVAHSLAVVIAQADGARYAAASDPAVATEALGTISTTARAALADVRLLLTQLRHSQGDGPQPTLADLEELYAQVRAAGVVLRVDVDPAPPGEPPAAVQLAVFRILQEALTNALRHGAEGGAVDVRLAWLADRVDVSVRNPVDAAAPSAEPSRGHGLIGMRERAQLAGGRIEAGAAAGEFVVTASIPVGGAR; encoded by the coding sequence GTGACCCGCCCGCTGAAGCCCCACCAGCTCGTCCTCGACGTGATGCTGGCCGGGCTCTTCGGGCTCGTCGCGCTGTGGTCGGAGCTCGGCAACGGCTGGACCGACGCGGTCGCCCCCGTCGCGAGCGCGCTCACGTGCCTGCTCATGGCGGGCGCGCTCGCGGTGCGCCGCCTCTCGCCCGCCGTGGCGCTCGGGATCGCGTGGGCCGGCGCGATCGTGCAGATGTCGTTCGGGCGCCCGCCGATCGTCGCCGACTTCGCGATCTTCGGAGTGCTGTACGCCACCGCGGCGTACGGCACGCGGATCGTCTTCTGGGCGGGCCTGGCCTCGAGCCTCGTCGGCTCCGTCGTGATCACGGGGTACCTGTTCCTCCTCCCCGAGTTCGCGGGCGGACGGCTGACGCTCGCGACGCTGCCGCTCGCGGCGGCGACGCTCATCGCGGCCGCCTTCGCCCTCGGGCTGTCGTGGACGGTGGGCGCGCTGGTGCGGACGGCGACGCGGGCCCGCGAGAGCCGCCGGGCGGCCCTCGTCGCCGAGGCTGACGCGTCGGCGGAGCAGGAGCGGGTGCGGATCGCCCGCGACATGCACGACGTGGTGGCCCACTCGCTCGCGGTGGTGATCGCCCAGGCCGACGGGGCGCGCTATGCGGCGGCATCCGATCCCGCTGTCGCCACCGAGGCGCTCGGCACCATCTCGACCACTGCCCGCGCCGCCCTCGCCGACGTGCGGCTGCTGCTCACCCAGCTGCGCCACAGCCAGGGCGACGGGCCGCAGCCGACGCTCGCCGACCTCGAGGAGCTCTACGCGCAGGTGCGCGCGGCGGGGGTCGTGCTGCGCGTCGACGTCGACCCTGCACCGCCCGGCGAGCCGCCCGCGGCGGTGCAGCTCGCCGTGTTCCGCATCCTGCAGGAAGCGCTGACCAACGCGCTGCGCCACGGGGCGGAGGGCGGTGCCGTCGACGTCAGGCTCGCCTGGCTCGCCGACCGTGTCGACGTGTCGGTCCGGAATCCTGTCGATGCGGCAGCGCCGTCTGCTGAGCCGTCGCGCGGGCACGGCCTCATCGGCATGCGCGAGCGCGCACAGCTCGCCGGCGGACGCATCGAGGCGGGTGCGGCCGCGGGCGAGTTCGTGGTGACGGCATCGATCCCGGTCGGCGGCGCGCGATGA
- a CDS encoding nitrilase-related carbon-nitrogen hydrolase, which produces MTTVRAAISQTTWTGDKASMLDKHEGFARDAAAQGAQVVCFQELFYGPYFGITQDKKYYRFAEQADGPIVQRFAALAKELGVVTVLPIYEEAETGVYYNTSVLVDADGTVLGKYRKHHLPHLDRFWEKFYFRPGNLGYPVFETAVGRVGMYICYDRHFPEGWRELGLNDAHIVFNPNATKPGLSNRLWEVEGPAAAVANGYFVLQPNRVGREDNEYGDLAVDFYGTSQVIDPRGNFVGERGSGEHEELLVRDLDMNMVLEMRDDWQFYRDRRPDSYTKIAKP; this is translated from the coding sequence ATGACGACGGTACGCGCGGCCATCTCGCAGACCACCTGGACGGGCGACAAGGCGTCGATGCTCGACAAGCACGAGGGGTTCGCGCGGGATGCCGCCGCCCAGGGCGCGCAGGTCGTGTGCTTCCAGGAGCTCTTCTACGGCCCGTACTTCGGGATCACGCAGGACAAGAAGTACTACCGCTTCGCCGAGCAGGCCGACGGCCCCATCGTGCAGCGCTTCGCCGCCCTCGCGAAGGAGCTCGGCGTGGTCACCGTGCTGCCCATCTACGAAGAGGCCGAGACCGGGGTCTACTACAACACGTCGGTGCTCGTCGACGCCGACGGCACCGTGCTCGGCAAGTACCGCAAGCACCACCTGCCGCACCTCGACCGGTTCTGGGAGAAGTTCTACTTCCGTCCGGGCAACCTCGGCTATCCGGTCTTCGAGACGGCGGTCGGTCGCGTCGGCATGTACATCTGCTACGACCGCCACTTCCCCGAGGGGTGGCGCGAGCTGGGCCTGAACGACGCGCACATCGTCTTCAACCCGAACGCCACCAAGCCCGGCCTGTCGAACCGGCTGTGGGAGGTCGAAGGCCCCGCGGCAGCGGTCGCGAACGGATACTTCGTGCTGCAGCCGAACCGGGTCGGCCGGGAGGACAACGAGTACGGCGACCTCGCGGTGGACTTCTACGGCACCAGCCAGGTGATCGATCCACGCGGCAACTTCGTCGGGGAGCGCGGCTCGGGCGAGCACGAGGAGCTCCTGGTGCGCGACCTCGACATGAACATGGTGCTCGAGATGCGCGACGACTGGCAGTTCTACCGCGACCGCCGCCCCGACTCGTACACGAAGATCGCGAAGCCCTGA
- the hydA gene encoding dihydropyrimidinase, with product MTTTLITGGTVVSATGRGEADVLIDGETIVAVLAPGSTLLGTDLAASVDTVIDATGKYVIPGGIDAHTHMELPFGGTNASDTFETGTRAAAWGGTTSIIDFAVQRYGERVQDGLAAWHEKAAGNCAIDYGFHQIIGGVDDDSLSAMRGLLDEGISSFKLFMAYPGVFYSDDAQVLKAMQVSAETGLLTMMHAENGPAIDVLAAQLAEAGKKAPYYHGIARAWQMEEEATHRAIMLANLTGAPLYTVHVSAKQAVDQIAWARDQGWNVFGETCPQYLYLSLEEQLGAFSEEWGQFEGAKWVCSTPLRSKGDGHQHHMWQALRTNDIQMVSTDHCPFCMKGQKELGKDDFRSIPNGIGSVEHRMDLMYQGVVTGKITLERWVELTSTTPARMFGLYGRKGVIQPGADGDVVVYDPNGHTTISAATHHMNMDHSAWEGYEIDGHVDTVISRGKVVVDGGVYLGAKGDGRFLRRGLSQYLI from the coding sequence ATGACCACCACACTCATCACCGGCGGAACCGTCGTCTCGGCCACCGGGCGCGGCGAAGCCGATGTGCTCATCGACGGCGAGACCATCGTCGCGGTGCTCGCACCCGGTTCGACGCTGCTCGGCACCGACCTCGCGGCATCCGTCGACACCGTGATCGACGCCACCGGCAAGTACGTCATCCCCGGCGGCATCGACGCCCACACCCACATGGAGCTGCCGTTCGGCGGCACCAACGCGTCGGACACGTTCGAGACCGGCACGCGCGCCGCCGCGTGGGGCGGCACGACGAGCATCATCGACTTCGCGGTGCAGCGCTACGGCGAGCGCGTGCAGGACGGCCTGGCCGCCTGGCACGAGAAGGCCGCAGGCAACTGCGCCATCGACTACGGGTTCCACCAGATCATCGGCGGCGTCGACGACGACTCGCTGTCGGCGATGCGGGGCCTGCTCGACGAGGGCATCTCGAGCTTCAAGCTGTTCATGGCCTACCCCGGCGTCTTCTACTCCGACGACGCGCAGGTGCTGAAGGCGATGCAGGTGTCGGCCGAGACCGGCCTCCTCACGATGATGCACGCCGAGAACGGCCCCGCGATCGACGTGCTCGCCGCACAGCTGGCCGAAGCCGGCAAGAAGGCGCCGTACTACCACGGCATCGCCCGCGCCTGGCAGATGGAGGAGGAGGCCACGCACCGCGCCATCATGCTGGCGAACCTCACCGGCGCCCCGCTGTACACGGTGCACGTGAGTGCGAAGCAGGCCGTCGACCAGATCGCCTGGGCCCGCGACCAGGGCTGGAACGTCTTCGGCGAGACCTGCCCGCAGTACCTGTACCTCTCGCTCGAGGAGCAGCTCGGCGCATTCAGCGAGGAGTGGGGCCAGTTCGAGGGCGCCAAGTGGGTGTGCTCCACGCCGCTGCGGAGCAAGGGCGACGGCCACCAGCACCACATGTGGCAGGCGCTGCGCACCAACGACATCCAGATGGTCTCGACCGACCACTGCCCCTTCTGCATGAAGGGGCAGAAGGAGCTCGGGAAGGACGACTTCCGCAGCATCCCGAACGGCATCGGCTCGGTCGAGCACCGCATGGACCTCATGTACCAGGGCGTCGTCACCGGCAAGATCACGCTCGAGCGGTGGGTCGAGCTCACCTCCACCACCCCGGCGCGCATGTTCGGGCTGTACGGGCGCAAGGGCGTGATCCAGCCCGGCGCCGACGGCGACGTGGTCGTCTACGACCCGAACGGGCACACCACCATCTCGGCGGCGACCCACCATATGAACATGGACCACTCCGCCTGGGAGGGCTACGAGATCGACGGCCACGTCGACACCGTGATCTCGCGCGGCAAGGTCGTCGTCGACGGCGGCGTGTACCTCGGCGCGAAGGGCGACGGGCGGTTCCTGAGACGCGGCCTCAGCCAGTACCTCATCTGA
- a CDS encoding TIGR03842 family LLM class F420-dependent oxidoreductase: MDFGVVLQTNPPAARTVQLAKLAEAHGFSHVWTFDSHLLWQEPYVIHSAILAETKRVMVGPFVTNPATRDWTVTASVFATLNEMYGNRTVCGIGRGDSAVRVTNGKPVTMRELRESIHVIRELGNSRAVEYHGATLQFPWSRGSELEVWVAAYGPLALALTGEVGDGFILQLADVDIAAWMIKTVKDAAAAAGRDPESLQFCVAAPMYIGDDREHMREQCRWFGGMVGNHVADIVAKYGHHGEGVPEALTDYIERRTGYDYNTHGKSGNDHVDFVPDEIVERFCILGTADEHIAKLEQLRALGVTQFAGYLQHDNKEETMRVYGETVIPALQTHVTAKS; the protein is encoded by the coding sequence ATGGACTTCGGAGTCGTCCTCCAGACCAATCCGCCCGCGGCGCGCACCGTGCAGCTGGCGAAGCTCGCCGAGGCGCACGGCTTCAGCCACGTGTGGACCTTCGACTCGCACCTGCTCTGGCAGGAGCCCTACGTGATCCACTCGGCGATCCTCGCCGAGACCAAGCGGGTCATGGTGGGGCCGTTCGTGACGAACCCCGCAACGCGGGACTGGACGGTCACGGCATCCGTCTTCGCCACCCTCAACGAGATGTACGGCAACCGCACCGTGTGCGGCATCGGCCGCGGCGACTCGGCCGTGCGCGTCACCAACGGCAAGCCGGTGACGATGCGCGAGCTGCGCGAGTCGATCCATGTGATCCGCGAGCTCGGCAACTCGCGCGCCGTCGAGTACCACGGCGCGACCCTGCAATTCCCGTGGAGCCGCGGCTCGGAGCTCGAGGTGTGGGTCGCCGCGTACGGCCCGCTCGCGCTCGCGCTCACGGGCGAGGTGGGCGACGGGTTCATCCTGCAGCTCGCCGACGTCGACATCGCCGCGTGGATGATCAAGACGGTGAAGGATGCCGCAGCCGCCGCCGGGCGCGACCCCGAGTCGCTGCAGTTCTGCGTGGCCGCGCCGATGTACATCGGCGACGACCGGGAGCACATGCGCGAGCAGTGCCGGTGGTTCGGCGGCATGGTCGGCAACCACGTCGCCGACATCGTCGCCAAGTACGGCCACCACGGCGAAGGCGTGCCCGAGGCGCTGACCGACTACATCGAGCGGCGCACCGGCTACGACTACAACACGCACGGCAAGAGCGGCAACGACCACGTCGACTTCGTGCCCGACGAGATCGTGGAGCGCTTCTGCATCCTCGGCACCGCCGACGAGCACATCGCCAAGCTCGAGCAGCTGCGCGCGCTGGGGGTGACCCAGTTCGCCGGATACCTCCAGCACGACAACAAGGAGGAGACGATGCGGGTCTACGGCGAGACCGTCATCCCGGCGCTGCAGACCCACGTCACGGCGAAGTCGTGA
- a CDS encoding ABC transporter permease: MWGVIGVVAVIVIWELYKFLGPAEGVVIWAVEGEAGSGVIILPRTHDRAMPHVWDMVARLFEPTSGGDTPALWVTVAQAALVTLGIAAVGWLIGVIVGALLGLAMQRWRLVEWGLLPWVVVSQIVPLIAFAPVVNAIGNQIDRGGTPWPQWLSVAVIASYLAFFPVAIGVLRGLDAPDRIHIDLMHTYAAGYWPTLLRLRLPAAVPYLLPALRLAAANAVLGAVVAEVSIGMRGGIGRMLIQLAGQASSDPAAPWGPTFGAIVLGLIAAGSVALLGLWLKNYRRGEATA; encoded by the coding sequence ATGTGGGGTGTGATCGGCGTCGTCGCGGTGATCGTCATCTGGGAGCTCTACAAGTTCCTCGGTCCCGCCGAGGGCGTGGTGATCTGGGCGGTCGAGGGAGAAGCCGGATCGGGCGTGATCATCCTCCCCCGCACCCACGACCGCGCGATGCCGCACGTGTGGGACATGGTCGCGCGCCTGTTCGAGCCGACCAGCGGCGGCGACACCCCCGCGCTCTGGGTGACCGTCGCGCAGGCGGCGCTCGTGACTCTCGGCATCGCGGCCGTCGGCTGGCTGATCGGCGTCATCGTCGGCGCACTCCTCGGACTCGCGATGCAGCGCTGGCGGCTCGTCGAGTGGGGCCTGCTGCCCTGGGTCGTGGTGAGCCAGATCGTGCCGCTCATCGCGTTCGCCCCGGTGGTCAACGCCATCGGCAACCAGATCGACCGGGGCGGCACCCCCTGGCCGCAGTGGCTGTCGGTGGCTGTGATCGCGTCGTACCTCGCCTTCTTCCCCGTGGCGATCGGCGTGCTCCGCGGGCTCGACGCCCCCGACCGCATCCACATCGACCTGATGCACACCTACGCCGCCGGCTACTGGCCGACGCTCCTGCGGCTGCGGCTTCCCGCCGCGGTGCCGTACCTGCTGCCGGCGCTGCGCCTCGCCGCGGCCAACGCCGTGCTCGGCGCGGTCGTCGCCGAGGTGTCGATCGGCATGCGCGGCGGCATCGGCCGCATGCTCATCCAGCTCGCCGGGCAGGCATCGAGCGACCCGGCCGCGCCCTGGGGCCCGACGTTCGGCGCCATCGTGCTCGGACTCATCGCCGCCGGCTCCGTGGCCCTGCTCGGACTCTGGCTCAAGAACTACCGCAGAGGAGAGGCCACCGCATGA
- a CDS encoding ABC transporter ATP-binding protein produces the protein MSAGQPQASHDGTAAAAAVRVAEVGKVFPTKSGEVVALTGVDLEVAAGEFVSLIGPSGCGKSTLLRLIADLDEASSGALEIFGKPARRARLDQDYGIAFQQAGLLPWRTVAANISLPLELNGIGKTARAARVAELAELVGLTEFIGHYPDQLSGGMQQRVAIARALATSPRLLLMDEPFGALDEMTREHLQSELSRIAAETGAAVVFVTHSIPEAVFLSDRVVVMSPRPGRITEVIETALGASRGEELREAPEYYERVTAVREALHGTRLERANER, from the coding sequence ATGAGCGCTGGACAGCCACAGGCATCGCACGACGGCACGGCGGCCGCGGCCGCGGTGCGGGTCGCCGAGGTCGGCAAGGTCTTCCCGACGAAGTCCGGCGAGGTCGTCGCGCTGACCGGAGTCGACCTCGAGGTCGCGGCCGGGGAGTTCGTATCTCTCATCGGCCCCTCAGGATGCGGCAAGTCGACGCTCCTGCGCCTCATCGCCGACCTCGACGAGGCATCCTCCGGCGCACTCGAGATCTTCGGCAAGCCGGCGCGGCGAGCGCGGCTCGACCAGGACTACGGCATCGCCTTCCAGCAGGCGGGTCTTCTCCCCTGGCGCACGGTCGCGGCGAACATCTCGCTCCCCCTCGAACTCAACGGCATCGGCAAGACCGCCCGAGCGGCTCGCGTCGCCGAGCTCGCAGAGCTCGTGGGCCTGACGGAGTTCATCGGCCACTACCCCGACCAGCTCTCGGGCGGGATGCAGCAGCGCGTGGCGATCGCCCGCGCCCTCGCAACGAGCCCGCGACTCCTCCTCATGGACGAGCCCTTCGGAGCCCTCGACGAGATGACGCGCGAGCACCTGCAGTCCGAGCTCTCGCGCATCGCTGCCGAGACGGGCGCCGCGGTCGTGTTCGTCACCCACTCGATCCCCGAGGCGGTCTTCCTCTCGGACCGGGTCGTCGTGATGAGCCCCCGGCCCGGACGCATCACCGAGGTCATCGAGACCGCCCTCGGCGCGTCCCGCGGCGAGGAGCTGCGCGAGGCGCCCGAGTACTACGAGCGCGTGACCGCGGTGCGCGAGGCGCTGCACGGCACGCGGCTCGAGAGGGCGAACGAACGATGA
- a CDS encoding ABC transporter permease encodes MTAQATTDAAAPRLSRGARGQRGAGGTSRALPSWLRFVAPIVVGAVIAVLWSAYVASGAAPRMLPSPAAIAEEFVLRWDIIWEDMLVTGTNALIGLIAGSIIAVLLAGLAAAARPIDGMLAPLIAALAVIPIVALTPIFNTMFGASSQFGRQAVATIAAFIPVFVNVLRGLRQTRAVHRDVLRASAATSGQTFRHLTLPTALPYLMTGLRIASSLAVIAALVAEYFGGPADGIGTAIATYAKSGRADLAWAYVFGGILIGLAFFLVTSLLERLVTRGDAGS; translated from the coding sequence ATGACGGCGCAGGCGACGACGGATGCCGCGGCCCCGCGGCTCTCGCGCGGGGCGCGTGGTCAGCGCGGGGCGGGGGGCACGTCACGTGCTCTCCCGTCCTGGCTGCGGTTCGTGGCCCCGATCGTGGTGGGCGCCGTCATCGCAGTGCTGTGGAGCGCGTACGTCGCGTCGGGGGCGGCGCCGCGCATGCTCCCGAGCCCGGCCGCGATCGCCGAGGAGTTCGTGCTGCGGTGGGACATCATCTGGGAGGACATGCTGGTCACGGGGACGAACGCCCTGATCGGCCTCATCGCGGGCTCGATCATCGCGGTGCTTCTCGCAGGCCTGGCAGCGGCCGCACGCCCGATCGACGGCATGCTCGCTCCCCTCATCGCGGCGCTCGCCGTCATCCCGATCGTCGCCCTCACGCCGATCTTCAACACGATGTTCGGCGCCTCAAGCCAGTTCGGCCGCCAGGCGGTTGCGACGATCGCCGCGTTCATCCCGGTGTTCGTGAACGTGCTGCGCGGGCTCCGTCAGACCCGCGCCGTGCATCGCGACGTGCTGCGGGCATCGGCGGCCACGAGCGGTCAGACCTTCCGCCACCTCACGCTCCCGACCGCGCTCCCGTACCTGATGACGGGCCTGCGCATCGCCTCATCGCTCGCGGTCATCGCCGCGCTCGTCGCCGAGTACTTCGGCGGTCCGGCCGACGGCATCGGCACCGCGATCGCCACGTACGCCAAGTCGGGACGCGCCGACCTCGCGTGGGCCTACGTGTTCGGCGGCATCCTCATCGGCCTCGCCTTCTTCCTGGTCACCTCGCTGCTCGAGCGCCTGGTGACGAGAGGAGACGCCGGCTCCTGA